The stretch of DNA CCAGCTGTGGgccacagacagagaacagagaagtaCAGGATTTAGACACATTAGACCAACTACtgagtcagttagaaaggtaatcatacagtagatattaccattaggagtcagttagaaaggtaatcatacagtaagTTAATACAGTAAGTAAACGTAAGTAAGAATCATAAATATTACAATAAGAGGTCAGACAGACTTAATTAGTTGATTTATCGATTGATTGGTTTAATCATTGATATTCGGTACGGTTAGTTAAGATGGCCGAGTACGTCAACAAACAGGTGATTGAATTGAATGAAGTTACTGAAGAAAACCGGAACAGATTAACGAAGAGCGTGAAGACTGAGACCCATCTCTCAGGTAAGAACTAAGTATTCTAAGTATCTTATTTTCTCACACAGTAGCTGAGGCACGCAGACAGGTCTGCACGTACAAACTGAACGCATTCACACACTAATACCACACACTAGAAAAACACTTGTACATTTGTATTGTTCTGTCTTCTGGGTGGTTCAGTTAGAATGGAGCAGGGTGTTCAAAACCTGCTGGGGTCACGTACACCAAAATGTATCaattcaatgtatttttttacttCAGGTATTAGAACTATTTGGAACTATTTAAATAAAATTGATGATAACCTTTTTTTAGCAACAACACAGTGGACACCCCACCAAtgtttttggtaaacagctgaggggctggaaaaatgtaaccactctcaaattcatagagagagctacagtatgtCTGCAAGGAGTGACCATTCATGATAAAAAATGATACCATGATGCTGAACCATGAGGCTACAtacacagtgtttgtttacaaatcCATAGTTTATCATTTTATggtaaaacaagtttatatttgggttctgatggggctagacagttaaactaagctcatgaggtatTTCTCAGTTACATTTTTCAAGAATCAAATAGGTAAATATCATTCATTTAAATTGATGTTAAAAAAATTGATATAGCAATCGCAGATCTACTCTTTAAATCATGCTTCAGCTATATTGTGTAATTTCTACATACAGCAGCTTCCTGGTAATCAGATTTGAGATAAACCACACTCTTGAGCAAACAGTTGCTGCCAACCCTCCATTGGGGGAAAACCAATGACACATTCGAAATGTTTGGTTCTCAGAATTAGTTAGGGACGTGGGATGATGTGTGTTATGTTTTAATCTTAAtcattaatgatgatgatggtatgtgtatgtgtgtgtgtgtgtgtgtgtgtgtgtgtgtgtgtgtgtgtgtgtgtgtgtgtgtgtgtgtgtgtgtgtgtgtgtgtgtgtgtgtgtgtgtgtgtgtgtgtgtgtgtgcgtgtgtgtctgttgccgtgtgtgtgttcctctgcaGATGGAAGAACAGGAGTCTACAGGCTGGCTGCTGGGTGTTTAGGAGTGCTGTGTGTTCTACAAGTCACTCTCAACATCTCCCTGAGGCTGGCTTTCTGTGAGTGTATTGTTATCTAATCATTACACTATATCagagtcccaaatgacacactattggggcggcagggtagcctagtggttagagtgttggactagtaaccggaaggttgcaagttcagatccccgagctgactaggtacaaatctgtcgttctgcccctgaacaggcagttaacccactgttcctaggctgtcattgaaaataagaatttgttcttaactgacttgcctagttaaataaaggtcaaatttaaaaaaaatagccctctaaagtaatgcactCTATAGGAAACAGAGCGCCATTTGGGAACCTGTTCCATGTGGGACCCTATTTCATGTTTAATGGAttcattttgaccagggcccaaaggacAGATATGTATGTCATTGTCACACCATAGTTCTGTTCTCACAAAGCAAGGAACACAATTCAGACTTACAGACGTTACATAGTTTGTGGGACCAGTAGTTTGACAATATGTTTGAGAAACACACAAAGAACGACAACACCACAATTGTTatctcccaaatagcaccctatcctCTTtaaagggcactacttttgaccagggtacaTAGGGCTTTGGTCCTCGGTACTGCACTATAGAaggaatagggtatcatttgggatGCATCACATGCAGGAACTTCTTTGTTTTTCAGCCGGTTCTAACGAAGAGAGGAACCAGTTAGAGGCCTGTTACAACACCCTGGCTACAGAAAGGGACAGGTTGAGTGGCATGGTCAGTGTTCTGACCTATGATAAGGTGATTCTGCAGAAGAGGCTCTCTGGGTGTGGTAAGTTGTCAAGTCAGTCACTTGGGGCTGCGTCCCCATTCTCTACCTTTCcgtctcctgaagtgtgcacttgtagTGTGCACTCCGACACTGGCAGTGTTCCGATTTTCTAACTTTCTCCAGAAGTGTGCACATTTCAGTCGTACATTTAAatgcattggattggtgtaagcACGGCTAGAAGGAGTTTTCACCATATTCCTTTAAATCCATGAGTGAGAGTGTATGAGTGTACACTTCGGGAGAAGGGCATAGCATCGGAATTTAACCCTTGTGGGCAGCCTCGTTATGGATTTACTAGCAGTTAATTACGATGTTAGAATATGTTGTTCCATAAAGTATAATGTATTTCTCTGACAGAgctaaacagttgttggaaaagcTGACGGGAAGGAAACCTgtcccaataatctctcctttctccagcagtgtgcacttgttcacttcccttcatggatttAAACAGACATGACAGGTATATGGGAATTCCCTCTAGCGTCCATGCCTACACCAACCAAATGCTTTTAGATTTCAGGAGAAAGAAGAGTTTACTGGAACGCAACCCAGACctgaatatttaaaaaacaatatggtggacgctgtgtgtgtgtgtgtgtgtgtgttgtctgtaggtACTGGAAGAGGGGTGGAAGGGAGATACATGGCAGTCCCAACGATGAGGACTGTGTTAAAGTGTCCTAAAGGATGGAGGATGTTGGGATCCAGCTGCTACTTCCTTTCTACTGAGATGAAAACCTGGCAGGAGAGCAGACTGGACTGTTTtgagagaggagcagacctggTGATCATAAACAGTGAAGaggaaaaggtgagagagagagagagagagagagagagagagagagagagagagagagagagagagagagttaatttttattgtttatttcactttatatattcactttatatattatctacctcacttgctttggcaatgttaacatagtttcccatgccaataaagcccttgaattgaattgaattgaattgagagagagagaagagaggagagcaagggagaaagcgagggagacaagagaggagagcgagggagacctCACTGGAGAGAATTGTACATGAGCAAATGTATGAATATGTTAACAAACAGGATGGAATGTATGACTTTCAGTCTGGTTTTATAAAAACATACTCCACTGATTCATGTCTACTTTACTTGACTTCATCaggaaagagattgatgaggggaatctGTGTGGAATGGTACTGCTGGACCTACAGAAGGCCTTTGATACAGTTAACCACTGTCTCCTAATCTCCAAACTGGAGGCTTAAGCAGTATCCCTCTAGGCTGGGTAAAGTCCTATTTATCAGGAAGTAGTAGAGGTTAATGGTTCACTGTCTCAGGCAAAACCAATGAGCCTCTGCTGTTTTTATTGTTTAATGATATGAAAGATGCTTGTTCTTGCCGTCTTTTTCTTTATGAGGATGACTCTACACTACTGGTGTCTCACAAAAGTTAAACTATGTTGGAGAGCATGCTTAGCACAGAGCTTACTAACATTAGCAAATGGCTTGGAGATAACAAGCTATCTCTGCAATTAGGGAAAACTGAAGCAATTATTTTTGGATCCAGGCGTAAATTGTGTAGGTTGTCTGAAATCAGAGTGGAGTTAGggggtgaggtgctgactactaaaacctctgttagctacttgggatgtatccttgatggaagcttggatggtgtgagcatggccaataaggtgctagggaaggttaatgccaggactaAGTTTTTGTCTAGAATgtccaagctgcttgataaggactccatgaaagtgctagctactgccctcattcaatgccattttgactatgcttgtacttcctggtttgggggctTATCTAAACTTATGTAGGGGAAGTTCAAGATAGCCCAGAATAAGTtgatcagggtagtattgaaggtgagtccacGTACTCACATAGGTAGGAGCTGCTTTCTGGAACTgaactggctgcctgttgaggctagggtgtccAATATGAGACTAAgtttggtttacaggagtatttatggtcctgcACCCAGATATTTAAGTGATTACTTTCCTCGTGGtagggatgcacacaatcacagcaccagatcaggtaTTAATGTGCTTGTATGGCTTTTAAGTTtgatgtgtgcttgttttttttaaatggtcgaaataataaactaaactaaactaaccATAACAGAAGTTGTTGTACCAGCTGCATGGTGATGCAGATCTCCTGGTCTGGATTGGTCTGACTGACTCCGTTAATGAGGGGACCTGGAAATGGGTGGACGGCACACCACTGACCACATCGTAAGAGAAATTACTACTTTTATAATACGGCTCTAACATCTGGATAGCATTTAGGATGATGTTTCTACCACAGTATCTGACAGTGTCTGACATTTTCACCTGTGTGTCTAATGTGTGTCCTGTCTTCAGTGGAATGCATAAACAACATTTGGGGAGTTTGCCACACCAAGATTTAAATGCTAAAATCGTCACTGGACAGCATGGCCAATTTATTTACcattttctggcccatggtgttgcgaGTGAATGTTTAtctttttaagcttggaaaagaaaaCATTTCAGACAGATGTTTAAATCCTtaaaccacacaccctctccactgaatagctggcaggggaagcaaaatagtgattgctttgcaatgtttgcagttagccactgattccttccaaaccactcattgttcaatttgcgatttccaacttgttgtgtaatgttcatgtccaatggccaatgagcactgatacattttatttataatttctgttcatatgacaaggatttaaaaggatttgccagtagattgtggacatgattcatgaggatgactgcttgtctagattgctagctaagattttgaaagtaacatgatcagtccaatcaaagctacagtgtattcgtaaagtattcagaccacttgactttttccatattttgttatgttgcagccttattctaaaatggatcaaatgaaATAAAATCTTCATCAatatgcacacaataccccatcaggACAAAGtgaaacaaatgtattacaaataaacaactgaaataccttatttacataagtattcagaccctttgctatgagactcgaaattgagctcaggtgcatcctgtttccattgatcatccttgagatctttctacaacttaattggagaccacctgtggtaaattcaaattattggatttgatttggaaaggcacacatctgtctatataaggtcctacagttgacagtgcatatcataGCGAAAATcaagccgtgaggtcgaaggaattgtccatagagctctgagacagaattctgtcaaggcacagatctggggaagggtagaaaGCTATttttgcagtattgaaggtcccgaagaacactGTGACctccctcattcttaaatggaagaagtttggaaccaccaagacacttcctagagctggccgcctggccaaacagaGAAAtaaggggagaagggccttggtcaggaaagTGAAGAAAGtgaagaacccgatgatcactctcaCAGAGCTATGGAGTTCCtatctggagatgggagaaccttccagaaggacaactatctctgcagcactccaccaatcaggcctttatggtagagtggccagaccgaagccactcctcagtaaaaggaacatgacagcccacttggagtttgccaaaaggcacctaaaggactctcggaccacgagaaacaagattctctgatgaaaccaagattgaatgccaagcgtcatgtctggaggaagcctggcaccatccctacggtgaagcatggtggtggcagcatcatgccgtggggatgtttttcagcggctcgcactgagagactagtcaggatcgaggtaaaaataaacagtgcaatgtacagatagatccttgttgaaaacctgctccagagagctcaggacttcagaatggggctaaggttcaccttccaacaggacaacgaacctaaggacacagccaagataacgtaggagtggctttgggacaagtctctgaatgtccttgagaggccctgCCAGAGtccggatttgaacccgatctaacatctctggagagacctgaaaattgctgtgcagtgacactccccatccaacctgacagagcttgagaggatcagcagagaacaatgggagaaacttcccaaatacaggtgtgccaagcttgtagcttcataaaCAGTCTGAATTCttaagtaaatgtaatatttccgttttttaaattttatacatttggaaatatttctaaaaagctgtttctttctttgtcattatgcagTAAATTAAAtagattaatgagggaaaaaactatttaatcagttttagaataatgCTTTAACGTAactaaatgtagaaaaagtcaagaggtctgattACTTTCAGAATGCAATGTATagcgtgatttgatgtcatttcaTCTGTGGCAAAtggccttgagtcttcttgatgggatcttctaatgtaaatctacagcagcacccaagggggcttgaactgcctagctctccctgtagattctgctgtgacgtagtgtccccattagtaacagaacactgagccaatcacagcacaACTAAAGAACTCTACCAACCCGAACGCCCTGTATATTCCGCTGGCTGAAAACACCCCCACAGAAAGCACTAAGCaaagctgaaacacctgcattttgcagctgtcttactcaagaaaacaaaaaggaAAAAACTTTGGAGGGAGGGACCTTGGATATTCTCTCCCAATGCGTTTTGAgaatgaggtgaggagagaggacagaaggaatTGAGGGAAGGTGAATTCAGAAAGAACCAAGGGGTGCATTCAAATATTCTATATTTTCTCCATAAGTGTACACTTGTTCACTTCCATTTATGGATTCGGAAGGTAATCACCAGTATATGGTAATTCCCTCTAGCCCACATGCCTACACCAACCCAATGCCTTTATATTTGTGGGAAGTAGTGGATGAACGCACCcttcaggagaaaggagagatcaTTGGAACGCAACACAGATCTGAATATTAGAAAACTAATATGGTggactctatgtgtgtgtgttatgtgtgtgtgttatctgtaGGTACTGGAAGAGTGGTAAGCCGGACTATGGTGGTACCAACAacaaggattgtgtcgaggtcaACCATCGGGACAACGTTTTGGCCAACTGGAACGATGCACCCTGCAACCGCATGCTGCACTGGATCTGTGAGAAATTACAGAAATAGCTACATATACCTCAAAGTTTAgggcacttagaaatgtccttttttatagaaaataaaatgttttgtctattaaaatgaaatcaaattgatcaataatacagtgtagacattgttaatgttgtaaatgactaatgtagctggaaacggcagatttcttatggaatatctacagtattggccaaaagttttgagtatgacacaaatattaattttcataaagtttgctgcttcagtgtctttagataattttgtcagatgttactatggaatactgatgtATAatcacaagcatttcataagtgtcaaaggcttttattgaaaattacatgaagttgatgcaaagagtcaatattggCAGTGTCGACCCTTCTtattcaagacctctgcaatccgccgtggcatgctgtcaattaacttctgggccgcATCCTAACTGATggtagcccattcttgcataatcaatgcttggagtttgtcagaatttgtggggttttgtttgtccacccgcctcttgaggattgaccacaagttctcaatgggattaaggtctggggagtttcctggccatggacccaaattATTGATTTTTTGTTCCTCGAGCCACTttgttatcacttttgccttatggcaaggtgctccatcatgctggaaaaggcattgttcgtcaccaatctgttcctggatggttgggagaagttgctctcagaggatttGTTGGtaacattctttattcatggctgcgTTCTtatgcaaaattgtgagtgaactcactcccttggctgagaagcaaccccacaaatGAATGGtgtcaggatgctttactgttggcatgacacaggactgatggtagggctcaccttgtcttctccggacaagctttttccagATGACCCAAACTATAGGAAGTCCAGCaaacccagagtcacctcttcactgttgacattgagactggtgttttgcgggtactatttaatgaagctgccagttgaggacttgtgtggtgtctgtttctcaaactagacactctaatgtacttgtcctcttgctcagttgtgcactggggcctcccactcctcattCTATTCTAGTTAgaaccagtttgcactgttctgtgcttttctttcaaaaacaatgacatttctaaatgaccccaaacatttgaacggtagtgtacatataggTCAAATCCACATCTTGtttaaatgtgtttattatttcaTTACCTACAAATGTTTGATGTACATTAACATTTTCCTTAAGATTGTGAAATTAACTGTGAGCACATTTACATGGTACCTGACATTATCTTTCTTGCTTTCACCTGTAGTTAATTTGTGGCAATAGATTATTGGCAGCCTTTAGAATCAGTCACAATACTTTATCAGTTTCAGCTTTGTCCTTTTCCCTCTAAACAGTTTATTAATTAAGTATTACTTCTATGAAATTATGAAATGGAATGAAATGGCATTGCTtctatgaaataaaaaatatgaggatactgtgttgtgttctgtgtatTGGCCATAGAGACTATAACACATTAACATTTAAACTTAGGTTAACAGAAAGAAGAAAACATTAAGGTAATATGGAAATGTTTTAGCTTTGCTTTCGGACTAATCTGAAAAAAACATGTGCAAACTCTACACTTGGTGCCAATGCTTAGCTAGTCTTACTAACAATATTTCTGGTCTGATATCAATCATCGTTTTCACACTGACCACATTAATTAAGTACAGCCCTCCTCCTGCCCTACATTTGACGACAGCCttatggggcctggtcaaaatttctgcactaaataaggaatattCATATggcactcatggcattctctcaaccagcttcacctggaatgtttttccaacagtcttgaaggagttcccacatatgctgagcacttgttggctgcttttcctccactctgtggtccaactcatcccaaaacatctcaatttggttgaggtcgggggattgtggaggacttgagttgtctaaccaaggcagcaacgaCACCAAAGTacttacaagcaatggtgcttttgaaaacttttggggacccccgagtggatctacagctcaacgaacaagcgcgcagggcaacgaagctgcacaatgaaaaggtattgtactcttcccctgcaattctctgaataaaaatgtcaatttcaaggtgacgcaaTGCCTAgttatactgcgtttctgtctaaatgtatagtgtctagagccatgattactataatgatggtaataagaggtggattaattcgggtgggactgtgtaggacttcactgaaggcccaggccccaGGCCCACGGCACGCTACTGCAGAAATCATCTGTGTTTCTGCGTCTCAAAGACACAGTGATTGAAACCAAAAAtcaaacatttggactcatcagaccaaacacTAGATTTCCACTGCTCGTGTttcctggcccaagcaagtctcttcttactattggtgtcctttagtagtagtttctttgcagcaatttgaccaagaaggcctgattcacacagtctcctctgaacagttgatgttgagatgtgtgttactttaactctgtgaagcatttactaGGGCTACtaattctgaggctggtaactaataaacttatcctctgaaACAGAGGTAATtttgggtctttctttcctgtgtcggtcctcatgagagccagtttcatcatagcgcttgatggtttatgcAACTGCACTTTAAACCACACCACCCCCCCACAAAAATTGTGAAAAATTGTGAAAAAaattttggggggaaaaaaacatttttttaaatgttaagaaaaaaaaatatatatatacatttacaaagtaacatgggtaactactaactacactttcaatatttggaggaccctcagtcctctatcaaatctatttatctagtgagtgtgtgggtagagtctagtgagtgtgtaggtagagtctagtgagtgtgtgggtagagtctagtgagtgtgtgggtagagtctagtgagtgtgtgggtagagtctagtgagtgtgcgggtagagtctagtgagtgtgcgggtagagactagtgagtgtgcgggtagagtctagtgagtgtgcgggtagagtctagtgagtgtgcgggtagagtctagtgagtgtgcgggtagagtctagtgagtgtgcgggtagagtctagtgagtgtgcgggtagagtctagtgagtgtgtgggtagagtctagtgagtgtgtgggtagagtctagtgagtgtgtgggtagagtctagtgagtgtgcgggtagagtctagtgagtgtgcgggtagagtctagtgagtgtgcgggtagagtctagtgagtgtgcgggtagagtctagtgagtgtgcgggtagagtctagtgagtgtgcgggtagagtctagtgagtgtgcgggtagagtctagtgagtgtgcgggtagagtctagtgagtgtgcgggtagagtctagtgagtgtgcgggtagagtctagtgagtgtgcgggtagagtctagtgagtgtgcgggtagagtctagtgagtgtgcgggtagagtctagtgagtgtgcgggcagagtctagtgagtgtgcgggcagagtctagtgagtgtgcgggcagagtctagtgagtgtgcgggtagagtctagtgagtgtgcgggtcTAGtgagagtctagtgagtgtgcgggtagagtctagtgagtgtgcgggtagagtctagtgagtgtgcgggtagagtctagtgagtgtgcgggtagagtctagtgagtgtgcgggtagagtctagtgagtgtgcgggtagagtctagtgagtgtgcgggtagagtctagtgagtgtgcgggtagagtctagtgagtgtgcgggtagagtctagtgagtgtgcgggtagagtctagtgagtgtgcgggtagagtctagtgagtgtgcgggtagagtctagtgagtgtgcgggtagagtctagtgagtgtgcgggtagagtctagtgagtgtgcgggtagagtctagtgagtgtgcgggtagagtctagtgagtgtgtgggtagagtctagtgagtgtgtgggtagagtctagtgagtgtgagggtagagtctagtgagtgtgcgggtagagtctagtgagtgtgcgggtagagtctagtgagtgtgcgggtagagtctagtgagtgtgcgggtagagtctagtgagtgtgcgggtagagtctagtgagtgtgtgggtagagtctagtgagtgtgcgggtagagtctagtgagtgtgcgggtagagtctagtgagtgtgcgggtagagtctagtgagtgtgcgggtagagtctagtgagtgtgcgggtagagtctagtgagtgtgcgggtagagtcgggtagagtctagtgagtgtgcgggtagagtctagtgagtgtgtgggtagagtctagtgagtgtgcgggtagagtctagtgagtgtgcgggtagagtctagtgagtgtgcgggtagagtctagtgagtgtgtgggtagagtctagtgagtgtgtgggtagagtctagtgagtgtgcgggtagagtctagtgagtgtgcatagtcagtgcaagagagtcagtgcaaaaaaacaacaaaaaggggtcaatgtgtatttttttaattacattttaagaTATATCTTTAGTTCATGTAGAATGACATTTCTGAGTGGAAACAATACTTTTTATGAACATGATTGGAAGCAATATAtcattgttgttttttatttccaTATCACAAGGTAAAATGGTCAAATCTCTCACCCTGTGGTCAGTGGGGTGCCGTCCACCCACTTCCAGGCCCCCTCAGTAACAGTCAGTCAGACCAATCCAGGCGCTCAGGTGGAGGTTGAAGAGAAACTCCTGTTGGTGAGAAAGATACTGATATTGTcaactactatagactacatgtGTTAAATACTGGAAGATACACTACTCACCAAGAGATGTTTGATTCTCTCACCTGTTCCTTATCACTGTTTACATCACCAGGTCTGCTCCTCTCATCAGACACTACTGTCTTCTCTCCCCCCAGGGTTTTTTCACAGTAGACAGGAAGTACCAACTGGATTCAAACTTCTGCCAGTCTTCAGGACAGGTTTGTTCTACAAGACAGAAATATTATTTTCCATCTCATTATTCTGCATCTATTATTGAAGAATACAAACACAAGTTTACTGCATACTAGATATGTGATGTTAAAATCAAATCATTTATCAGGTAAACTCACTCAGATTTGAGAACTTTGTCATAAgatcatctctctccttctgttgccggtctctctctttagtcagggtgttgtaactggtctgtagctggtctctctctttagtcagggtgttgtacctggtctgtagctggtctctctctttagtcagggtgttgtaactggtctgtagctggtctctctctt from Oncorhynchus tshawytscha isolate Ot180627B unplaced genomic scaffold, Otsh_v2.0 Un_scaffold_1_pilon_pilon, whole genome shotgun sequence encodes:
- the LOC121845454 gene encoding C-type lectin domain family 4 member M-like isoform X3 translates to MAEYVNKQVIELNEVTEENRNRLTKSVKTETHLSDGRTGVYRLAAGCLGVLCVLQVTLNISLRLAFSGSNEERNQLEACYNTLATERDRLSGMVSVLTYDKVILQKRLSGCGTGRGVEGRYMAVPTMRTVLKCPKGWRMLGSSCYFLSTEMKTWQESRLDCFERGADLVIINSEEEKLHGDADLLVWIGLTDSVNEGTWKWVDGTPLTTSYWKSGKPDYGGTNNKDCVEVNHRDNVLANWNDAPCNRMLHWICEKLQK
- the LOC121845454 gene encoding C-type lectin domain family 4 member M-like isoform X2, which codes for MAEYVNKQVIELNEVTEENRNRLTKSVKTETHLSDGRTGVYRLAAGCLGVLCVLQVTLNISLRLAFSGSNEERNQLEACYNTLATERDRLSGMVSVLTYDKVILQKRLSGCGTGRGVEGRYMAVPTMRTVLKCPKGWRMLGSSCYFLSTEMKTWQESRLDCFERGADLVIINSEEEKLLYQLHGDADLLVWIGLTDSVNEGTWKWVDGTPLTTSYWKSGKPDYGGTNNKDCVEVNHRDNVLANWNDAPCNRMLHWICEKLQK
- the LOC121845454 gene encoding C-type lectin domain family 4 member M-like isoform X1 encodes the protein MAEYVNKQVIELNEVTEENRNRLTKSVKTETHLSDGRTGVYRLAAGCLGVLCVLQVTLNISLRLAFSGSNEERNQLEACYNTLATERDRLSGMVSVLTYDKVILQKRLSGCGTGRGVEGRYMAVPTMRTVLKCPKGWRMLGSSCYFLSTEMKTWQESRLDCFERGADLVIINSEEEKKLLYQLHGDADLLVWIGLTDSVNEGTWKWVDGTPLTTSYWKSGKPDYGGTNNKDCVEVNHRDNVLANWNDAPCNRMLHWICEKLQK
- the LOC121845454 gene encoding C-type lectin domain family 12 member B-like isoform X4 produces the protein MAEYVNKQVIELNEVTEENRNRLTKSVKTETHLSDGRTGVYRLAAGCLGVLCVLQVTLNISLRLAFSGSNEERNQLEACYNTLATERDRLSGMVSVLTYDKVILQKRLSGCGTGRGVEGRYMAVPTMRTVLKCPKGWRMLGSSCYFLSTEMKTWQESRLDCFERGADLVIINSEEEKVLEEW